A region from the Hippoglossus hippoglossus isolate fHipHip1 chromosome 16, fHipHip1.pri, whole genome shotgun sequence genome encodes:
- the pou3f2b gene encoding POU domain, class 3, transcription factor 2 → MSGRGGAESRCASAYTWQSAWEPPVGRRGSVKCEVPIIRATSPAPKVMATAASNHYNILTSSASIVHSEPGSMQQATAYRDAQSLLQGDYPLQSNSHTLSHAHQWITALSHGEGAPWSSSPLGAEQDIKPTVQGARDEMHNSSSNLQHQSRPPHLVHQTHGNHHDSRAWRTTTAAHIPSMATTNGQSLIYSQPGFSVNGLIPSSGQGMHHHNLRDSHDDHHSPHLSDHGHPPSQHQHQHQPGSHHDHSDEDTPTSDDLEQFAKQFKQRRIKLGFTQADVGLALGTLYGNVFSQTTICRFEALQLSFKNMCKLKPLLNKWLEEADSTSGSPTSLDKIAAQGRKRKKRTSIEVSVKGALESHFLKSPKPAASEIIGLADSLHLEKEVVRVWFCNRRQKEKRMTPPGGALPGSEDVYGDTPPHHGVQTPVQ, encoded by the coding sequence ATGAGTGGCAGGGGCGGGGCGGAGTCCAGGTGCGCCTCGGCGTACACTTGGCAGAGCGCCTGGGAGCCGCCTGTGGGCAGGAGAGGATCTGTCAAATGCGAGGTTCCTATAATAAGAGCGACCAGTCCGGCTCCGAAAGTCATGGCGACCGCAGCGTCTAACCACTACAACATACTCACCTCCAGCGCATCCATCGTGCACTCGGAGCCTGGCAGCATGCAGCAAGCCACGGCGTACCGGGACGCACAGAGCCTGTTGCAGGGCGACTACCCGCTCCAGAGCAACAGCCACACGCTCAGCCACGCACACCAGTGGATCACGGCGCTGTCCCACGGAGAGGGAGCCCCGTGGTCCTCCAGCCCGCTCGGCGCGGAGCAGGACATCAAACCCACGGTGCAGGGCGCCCGGGACGAGATGCACAACTCCAGCAGCAACCTGCAGCACCAGTCGCGGCCGCCCCACCTGGTGCACCAGACGCACGGGAACCACCACGACAGCCGGGCGTGGAGAACCACCACCGCGGCGCACATACCGAGCATGGCGACGACGAACGGCCAAAGCCTTATTTACTCCCAGCCGGGCTTCAGCGTGAACGGGCTGATCCCGAGCAGCGGGCAGGGGATGCACCACCACAACCTAAGAGACAGTCATGACGACCACCACAGCCCGCACCTCAGCGACCACGGCCACCCGCCGtcccagcatcagcaccagcaccagccgGGGAGCCACCACGACCACTCGGACGAGGATACGCCGACCTCGGACGACCTGGAGCAGTTCGCCAAACAGTTCAAACAGCGGAGGATCAAGCTGGGCTTCACGCAGGCGGACGTGGGACTCGCCCTGGGGACCCTGTACGGAAATGTGTTTTCCCAAACCACCATATGCAGGTTTGAGGCCCTGCAGCTCAGCTTCAAAAACATGTGCAAGCTGAAGCCTCTGTTGAACAAGTGGCTGGAGGAGGCGGACTCCACCTCGGGCAGCCCGACCAGCCTGGACAAAATCGCTGCGCAGggcaggaaaaggaaaaaacggACTTCAATCGAGGTAAGCGTAAAGGGAGCGTTGGAGAGCCATTTTTTGAAGAGCCCTAAACCAGCAGCGTCGGAAATAATCGGCCTGGCGGACAGTCTGCACCTGGAGAAAGAGGTGGTGAGGGTTTGGTTTTGTAacaggagacagaaggagaaacgCATGACTCCTCCCGGAGGAGCTCTGCCAGGGAGCGAGGATGTGTACGGGGACACGCCGCCGCACCACGGGGTCCAGACCCCGGTCCAATGA